TGTGTGTCCATCCATCCTTTTTTGTTCGTCCATACTTTTTTCTATCCGTCCAtccttttgtctgtctgtccatcctttcatctatccgtccatcctttcgcctgtccgtccatccatttgTATGTCCGTCCATCGTTTTGTGGGTCCGTCCATTCTTTTGTGTGTCCATCCATACTCTTTTGTTCGTCCATCTAtttgtgtgtccgtccgtccatcttctTGTGTGTCGTCTATCCTTTTCTCTGATTGTCCGTCTTTCTATCCGTTTGTGCGTCCGGTTCGTTCATCCtttcgtctgtttgtccgtccataCTTTCGTCTATCGTTCATTCATTTCACTGTCAGTCTAGttattcgtctgtccgttcatcttTTTGTTTGTTCGTCCATCCTTTCGTCGGTCGGTTCACCCATCTGTCCGCATGTTCAACCTTCcttttgtctgtccgtttatcGGTTCATCTTTCCGTCTGGCACCTAgactgtctgttgtaatcagaGTGCAGTTCTTGCTTGTTTTccgatttcaatcaaattcTGCGCATGctacttttttggcccaagattGAAATGTGGCTGACTGAAGAAGCCTTACCTGATTTATGCCTTACAACTCAGTTTTAAAAAAGGCACACTTTCCATATTTTTTGTGTGCATCATTATCCTTTAACTAATCACTTTCAATTAACAAGCATTTgttatatttccttttttaaagtttctgtttttatttaaacaatttttttatcctTTATCAGTAATCCGTTTAAAATATTCGTGACATCTTTTCGTGGCAACAAAATTGGTTTTAACCATAGTATCCACCACGGTAACCACCATAATAGCCAGGATAACCGCCATATCCACCACGATATCCACCATAACCTCCATATCCACCACGATATCCACCATAACCGCCGTAGCCTCCACGATATCCTCCGAATCCACCAAATCCACCATAGCCAAATTGACGGGCTTCACGTTCGCCAGTATTCTCATGACCCTGGACATCTACATCGTGCAATGATTGTGGCACCTCGTTGTTGTTATTCTCCACCTCCACGGGAACGGCCAAGGCCACGGCgaaaagggccataaaagcgcaGCACAGTAAGAAACGCATTACGAAAATGTTTTACAAAATCTTTTCGAACTAGACACAGTGAATGTTTTTCAA
The genomic region above belongs to Stomoxys calcitrans chromosome 5, idStoCalc2.1, whole genome shotgun sequence and contains:
- the LOC106095873 gene encoding uncharacterized protein LOC106095873, with translation MRFLLCCAFMALFAVALAVPVEVENNNNEVPQSLHDVDVQGHENTGEREARQFGYGGFGGFGGYRGGYGGYGGYRGGYGGYGGYRGGYGGYPGYYGGYRGGYYG